In Brachypodium distachyon strain Bd21 chromosome 2, Brachypodium_distachyon_v3.0, whole genome shotgun sequence, one genomic interval encodes:
- the LOC100838899 gene encoding ocs element-binding factor 1: MSRRSSSPESNIDGGSGSGSAGDERKRKRMLSNRESARRSRARKQQRVEELIAEASRLQAENARVEAQVGAYAAELSKVDGENAVLRARHGELAGRLQALSGVLEIFQVAGAPVDIPEIPDPLLRPWQSPFAPQLIPATAAGAMADAFQF, encoded by the coding sequence ATGTCGCGCCGGAGCTCCAGCCCGGAGAGCAACAtcgatggcggcagcggcagcgggtccgccggcgacgagcggAAGCGCAAGAGGATGCTGTCGAACAGGGAGTCGGCGAGGCGGTCCCGCGCGCGCAAGCAGcagcgcgtggaggagctCATCGCCGAGGCCAGCCGCCTCCAGGCCGAGAACGCGCGCGTGGAGGCCCAGGTCGGCGCCTACGCCGCCGAGCTGAGCAAGGTGGACGGCGAGAACGCCGTGCTCCGGGCGCGCCAcggcgagctcgccgggcggCTGCAGGCGCTCAGCGGCGTCCTGGAGATCTTCCAggtcgccggcgcccccgTCGACATCCCGGAGATCCCCGACCCGCTGCTCCGCCCGTGGCAGTCCCCCTTCGCGCCGCAGCTcatccccgccaccgccgccggcgccatggccgacgcCTTCCAGTTCTGA
- the LOC100839205 gene encoding homeobox protein knotted-1-like 10 translates to MEDLYSIHPGISRGGGGAACSEASGVAGSPPPPDLTATAELTKAQIAAHPRYPSLLSAYIECRKVGAPPDVAVLLEEMSRERRPGYEAAGAGEIGLDPELDEFMEAYCRVLWRYKEELSRPLDEAASFLATVRTQLSNLCGGGARATFHSDEFVGSSEDEPCSGDGDASEAGMQEHTSRLADHELKEMLLKKYSGCLSRLRSEFLKKRKKGKLPKDARLALMDWWNTHYRWPYPTEDDKVRLAAMTGLDPKQINNWFINQRKRHWKPSEDMRFALMEGVNGGGGSSSGTTLYFDTGTIGP, encoded by the exons cctccgccgccggatctgacggcgacggcggagctgACCAAGGCGCAGATCGCGGCGCACCCCCGCTACCCGTCCCTCCTCTCCGCCTACATCGAATGCCGCAAG GTGGGCGCGCCGCCGGACGTGGcggtgctgctggaggagatGAGCCGGGAGAGGCGGCCGGGCTACgaagccgccggcgccggggagaTCGGCCTCGACCCCGAGCTCGACGAGTTCATG GAGGCCTACTGCCGGGTGCTGTGGCGGTACAAggaggagctctcccggccgCTCGACGAGGCCGCCTCCTTCCTCGCCACCGTCCGGACCCAGCTATCCAAtctctgcggcggcggcgcccgcgccACCTTCCACTCCG ATGAATTTGTGGGGTCATCGGAGGACGAGCCGTGCTCAGGAGACGGCGACGCATCCGAGGCGGGCATGCAAGAGCACACCTCCCGGTTGGCTGATCATGAGCTCAAGGAGATGCTGCTCAAGAAGTACAGCGGCTGCCTCAGCCGCCTCCGGTCCGAGTTcctgaagaagaggaagaaagggAAGCTGCCCAAGGATGCCCGGCTAGCTCTCATGGACTGGTGGAACACACACTACCGCTGGCCTTACCCTACG GAAGATGATAAGGTGAGGCTTGCGGCGATGACGGGCCTCGACCCGAAGCAGATCAACAACTGGTTCATCAACCAGAGGAAGAGACACTGGAAGCCTTCGGAGGACATGCGGTTCGCGCTCATGGAGGGCGTCAACGGAGGAGGGGGGTCATCCTCCGGGACGACATTGTACTTCGACACGGGCACCATCGGGCCATGA